The Branchiostoma floridae strain S238N-H82 chromosome 10, Bfl_VNyyK, whole genome shotgun sequence genome has a segment encoding these proteins:
- the LOC118424411 gene encoding RNA-binding protein 48-like, with protein sequence MAAPMDKVAEHHKQKQICASRPAYRQGRRDRAVKVYTVNQESRYLLVQGVPAIGVSEDLVKRFALYGAVQEYRILHEYPAEEFTQAYWVKFDRLQAARVAKRKLDEYSFFGGVLHVSYAPEFETVQDTREKLGERRLLIANKTRGNDRVKQQPTPSQQERRKPQASTSTSTSILQTEPSHGTNSSYQETFPPVPSEVETFHALPAPPQHQWYHPAQHHSQWDVPKVASKQGVYPLGYDARLSVQPPNTDQSNTRNRTPTDNQAEDSRPLIGPQLPSKDQSGGSNEGATGQAVIRPDLVPRQVLAGRKRPAPPGFFGEALEEEKDSKGEDEEDNDLQKTSCPDTGSSSMNRTAIFVRQKMRQISQTRTMSSGGRSSRSGSSSSSSGSSKSTTRRRI encoded by the exons atggcggcgcccatggacAAAGTTGCCGAacatcacaaacaaaaacagatttGTGCCTCAAGACCGGCCTACCGGCAAGGCAGGAGAGACAGAGCCGTGAAG GTGTACACAGTAAACCAGGAGTCCAGGTACCTGTTGGTCCAGGGTGTTCCCGCCATCGGAGTGAGCGAGGATCTCGTGAAGCGGTTTGCGCTGTACGGTGCCGTGCAGGAGTACCGGATCCTACACGAGTACCCTGCTGAGGAGTTCACACAGGCTTACTGGGTCAAGTTCGACAGACTGCAGGCCGCAAG AGTAGCCAAGAGAAAACTTGATGAGTACTCGTTCTTCGGAGGCGTGCTCCATGTGAGCTATGCTCCTGAGTTTGAGACAGTGCAGGACACGAGGGAGAAGTTGGGAGAAAGGAGACTCCTCATCGCCAACAAAACTAGAGGAAATG ATCGTGTCAAGCAGCAGCCCACTCCATCACAACAGGAAAGAAGGAAACCTCAGGCTTCAACTTCAACTTCTACATCAATCTTACAAACTGAGCCAAGTCATGGAACAAACTCCAGCTACCAGGAAACATTTCCTCCAGTGCCTTCAGAAGTGGAAACATTTCATGCTCTTCCTGCACCCCCACAGCACCAGTGGTACCACCCTGCACAGCATCACTCACAATGGGACGTTCCAAAAGTTGCTTCCAAGCAGGGGGTTTATCCTTTGGGTTACGATGCTCGCTTATCTGTTCAACCTCCTAACACAGACCAatcaaacacaagaaacagaACACCTACAGATAATCAGGCTGAAGATTCTAGGCCTCTCATTGGTCCACAGCTTCCATCCAAGGACCAATCAGGTGGCAGCAATGAGGGAGCTACAGGACAAGCTGTAATAAGACCAGATCTTGTTCCAAGACAAGTCCTGGCTGGTAGGAAGAGACCAGCTCCTCCTGGTTTCTTTGGAGAAGCCTTGGAGGAAGAGAAAGACTCTAAaggagaagatgaagaagacaaTGACCTGCAGAAGACATCTTGTCCTGACACTGGCAGCTCCTCTATGAACAGGACGGCAATCTTTGTCAGACAGAAAATGAGACAG ATTTCACAAACAAGGACCATGTCTTCAGGTGGCAGGTCCTCCAGGTCaggctcatcatcatcatcgtcagggTCATCCAAGTCAACAACTAGGAGGAGAATTTGA
- the LOC118423870 gene encoding LOW QUALITY PROTEIN: glycylpeptide N-tetradecanoyltransferase 2-like (The sequence of the model RefSeq protein was modified relative to this genomic sequence to represent the inferred CDS: deleted 1 base in 1 codon), with translation MAEDRATAMKEEDKTEDSVVLDGQHDDEPQPGTSQDNMVTKKKSKKRKKKKGGEAAAAGDAEKTDDGFPLQKLQEVQRALQQLSVHQQPKSVDEARDKKYEFWDTQPVPKIGEDVKGYGPIEADKPQSEVRQEPYSLPQGFEWDTLDISKPDVLSELYVLLNENYVEDDDNMFRFDYSKDFLLWALKPPGWLLQWHCGVRVVSNKKLVGFISAVPAAIRIKDHLQKMVEINFLCVHKKLRSKRVAPVLIREITRRVHQQGLFQAVYTAGVVLPRPVAKCRYWHRSLNPKKLIEVKVSLWGRDRTMQRTINLYKLPDEPKTAGLRPMVKSDIPQVHALLDQHLQKFNLSPVFSLDEFEHWFLPREGIIDSFVVEEEAGGEKTITDFISFYTLPSTIMHHPQYTQLKAAYSFYNVNNKHSLLDIMNDALILAKQRDFDVFNALDLMQNKEFLEQLKFGIGDGNLQYYLYNYRCPEMSPNDVGLVLQ, from the exons ATGGCGGAAGATCGTGCTACCGCGATGAAGGAAGAAGACAAAACGGAGGATTCGGTCGTCTTAGATGGACAACATGATGACGAACCGCAGCCGGGGACAAG TCAGGACAACATGGTGACAAAGAAGAAGAgtaagaagaggaagaagaagaagggaggAGAGGCGGCAGCAGCTGGGGATGCAGAAAAAACAGAT GACGGCTTCCCCTTGCAGAAGCTACAGGAAGTGCAGCGGGCCCTGCAGCAGTTGTCCGTCCATCAGCAGCCCAAGAGTGTGGACGAGGCTCGGGACAAGAAGTACGAGTTCTGGGATACTCAACCTGTACCCAAGATAG GAGAGGACGTGAAAGGCTACGGGCCCATTGAAGCTGACAAACCTCAGTCTGAAGTGCGACAGGAGCCGTACAGTCTTCCCCAGGGGTTCGAGTGGGACACACTGGACATCAGCAAGCCTGATGTG TTAAGTGAGCTGTACGTTCTACTGAATGAGAACTATGTGGAGGATGATGACAACATGTTCAGGTTCGACTACTCCAAAGATTTCCTGCTGTG GGCGTTAAAGCCGCCAGGTTGGCTACTCCAGTGGCACTGCGGCGTCCGTGTGGTCTCCAATAAGAAACTAGTGGGGTTCATCAGTGCAGTGCCTGCTGCCATCAGAATAAAGGACCA TCTGCAGAAGATGGTCGAGATCAACTTCCTTTGTGTCCACAAGAAGTTACGGTCGAAGCGCGTGGCGCCGGTCCTGATCCGAGAGATCACGAGACGGGTGCACCAGCAGGGACTGTTCCAAGCTGTGTACACGGCGGGGGTGGTGCTGCCCAGGCCGGTGGCAAAATGCAG ATATTGGCACAGGTCCTTGAACCCCAAGAAGCTGATTGAGGTGAAAGTCTCCCTCTGGGGGCGG GACAGGACCATGCAGAGAACCATCAACCTGTATAAGCTGCCAGAT GAACCGAAGACCGCCGGCCTGAGGCCCATGGTGAAGTCAGACATCCCCCAGGTCCACGCCCTCCTGGACCAACACCTGCAGAAGTTCAACTTGTCTCCTGTCTTCTCCCTGGACGAGTTTGAACACTGGTTCCTGCCCAGAGAAGGCATCATTGACTCCTTCGTTGTGGAG GAGGAGGCAGGCGGAGAGAAGACCATCACAGACTTCATCAGTTTCTACACCCTCCCCTCCACCATAATGCACCACCCCCAGTACACTCAGCTGAAGGCTGCCTACTCCTTCTATAACGTCAACAACAAGCACAGTCTACTGGACATCATGAACGATGCACTCATCCTCGCTAAACAG AGAGATTTTGATGTATTCAATGCACTGGACCTGATGCAGAACAAGGAGTTCTTGGAACAGCTGAAGTTCGGCATAGGTGATGGCAACCTGCAGTATTACctgtacaactacaggtgtcCGGAGATGTCACCCAATGAT GTTGGACTGGTTTTACAATGA
- the LOC118423871 gene encoding EF-hand calcium-binding domain-containing protein 1-like: MAHIVAKKALAKLAETCYRSTHFTKQEVEGLLHVFRDLQTSKKGKDEMKMDRATFREVLHYTFAMTDDILMDRVFRGFDQDNDSYVSAQEWVQGLSVFLRGTMEEKMKYCFEVYDLNSDGYISREEMFSMLKNTLAKQPTEEDPDEGIKDLVEITLKKMDHDHDSRLSYSDYKTSVETEPLLLEVFGPCLPAAKQVHAFTATFSDTCTDYY; encoded by the exons ATGGCGCACATCGTCGCCAAGAAGGCGCTGGCAAAGCTGGCTGAGACCTGCTACCGATCAACACACT TTACAAAGCAGGAGGTAGAAGGTCTCCTACATGTGTTCCGGGACCTGCAGACGAGTAAGAAGGGGAAAGATGAGATGAAGATGGACCGCGCCACTTTCCGGGAGGTGCTGCACTACACCTTCGCTATGACAGACGACATCCTCATGGACAGAG TATTCCGTGGCTTTGACCAGGACAACGACAGCTATGTCAGCGCTCAGGAGTGGGTCCAGGGCCTGTCTGTCTTCTTACGGGGAACCATGGAGgagaaaatgaaat ATTGCTTTGAAGTGTACGATCTAAACTCAGACGGCTACATCTCCAGAGAGGAGATGTTCTCCATGCTGAAGAACACACTCGCCAAACAGCCTACAGAGGAGGATCCTGATGAGGGCATCAAGGATCTGGTGGAGATCACCCTCAAGAAAATG gacCATGACCATGACAGCAGACTGTCCTACTCAGACTACAAGACGTCTGTGGAGACAGAACCGCTTCTCCTGGAGGTGTTCGGGCCCTGCCTCCCAGCTGCTAAG cAAGTCCACGCCTTCACAGCGACATTTTCTGACACTTGTACAGACTATTACTGA
- the LOC118423872 gene encoding UPF0538 protein C2orf76 homolog: MATEDRSDGLTVTVRLIRSFEHKNLKNVVFHQVDPDTTVETFMDTVRKDIQTRPGLPPPFRKHAYDTMKLEFKAHGNKTNNPLMNTEDNDKLMLKPGATLGESGVENETEISFFKREEYEAFVQNPVTRW, translated from the exons atggcaaccgaGGATCGTAGCGATGGTCTGACGGTCACCGTCCGACTGATCCGCTCCTTCGAACACAAGAACCTGAAGAACGTCGTGTTTCACCAGGTCGACCCGGACACGACTGTAGAGACGTTCATGGACACGGTCAGGAAAG ACATCCAGACCAGACCAGGGCTGCCACCTCCATTCAGGAAGCATGCATACG atACAATGAAGCTTGAGTTCAAAGCTCATGGTAACAAG ACCAACAACCCACTGATGAACACAGAAGACAATGACAAGCTCATGTTGAAGCCTGGAGCCACACTGGGGGAGAGTGGAGTAG AAAACGAGACTGAAATTTCTTTCTTCAAGCGAGAGGAGTATGAGGCATTTGTGCAGAACCCAGTCACAAGATGGTAG